A single Drosophila miranda strain MSH22 chromosome XR, D.miranda_PacBio2.1, whole genome shotgun sequence DNA region contains:
- the LOC108152038 gene encoding calcium homeostasis endoplasmic reticulum protein isoform X3, translating to MDGQPPRDANLRNIIDKLAEFVARNGPEFEAITKQKQQNNPKFEFLYGGEFANYYQCRVAAEQALLKQQGVPLQLPGGPASGHYLQHPPPMQQAQAPSHYAPPNNQQQHPPAPNNLHENAQDKMQQQQQQSPHLWPPNNAGPGTPTKNQPANGPPLTLNLTAQLDAIKMQQNTLREQIKQSEANLSAQHTALMSQKTKQIEEAIATAQTAQLEQLAGEQGIVLRDFDGVLQPIIDACTKDSISAGLWSMVQRFSKNCILYI from the exons ATGGATGGACAGCCGCCAAGAG ATGCGAATTTACGCAATATAATAGATAAACTGGCCGAGTTCGTAGCGCGCAATGGGCCCGAGTTCGAAGCAATCACCAAACAAAAGCAGCAAAACAACCCAAAATTTGAGTTCCTGTACGGAGGCGAGTTTGCAAACTATTATCAATGTCGTGTGGCAGCCGAGCAAGCAT TGCTGAAGCAACAAGGCGTTCCATTACAACTGCCAGGGGGCCCAGCGTCCGGACACTATCTTCAACATCCGCCGCCGATGCAGCAGGCACAAGCACCTTCCCACTACGCACCACCAAAtaaccagcaacagcaccCGCCCGCTCCAAACAATCTGCACGAGAACGCACAAGACAAgatgcaacaacagcagcaacaatcaCCGCATTTATGGCCGCCAAACAATGCCGGACCTGGAACGCCGACAAAAAATCAGCCAGCCAACGGCCCGCCACTTACCCTGAACCTGACGGCCCAACTGGATGCCATCAAGATGCAGCAGAACACACTGCGGGAGCAAATCAAGCAATCTGAAGCGAATCTCTCTGCACAGCATACG GCGCTGATGTCACAAAAGACGAAGCAGATCGAGGAGGCAATCGCGACTGCGCAGACGGCACAACTGGAGCAGCTGGCCGGCGAGCAGGGGATTGTTCTTCGTGATTTCGATGGAGTCCTGCAGCCGATCATCGATGCATGCACCAAGGACAGCATCTCCGCAG GGCTTTGGTCAATGGTTCAACGTTTCAGCAAAAATTGCATCTTATATATTTAG
- the LOC108152040 gene encoding adenosine 3'-phospho 5'-phosphosulfate transporter 2 — protein MGDGQAGSVININGSASGQQAPTSNSPTLTRKSSSSELPPELRILCFDLTHYNQTTQFLLSCAGVFILYILYGYLQELIFTVEGFKPFGWFLTLVQFGYYIGFGLVERRLEAYRSGRRSLWNVEPAPRCIPMKTYLVLAALTLGTMGLSNSSLGYLNYPTQVIFKCCKLIPVLVGSILIQGKRYGPLDFAAAFCMCIGLAWFTLADSQMTPNFNLLGVAMISGALLCDAAIGNVQEKAMKEHKAPSSEVVFYSYGLGFVYLFVIMLVTGNFFSGFAFCLEHPLQTFGYGFLFSLSGYLGIQFVLALVRSSGAPIAATVTTARKAVTIAFSFVLFSKPFTVQYLWSGLIVVLGIYLNVYSKKNKLTFADIRSRFKQFGFRLARSPSRKFLIEV, from the exons ATGGGTGACGGTCAAGCCGGAAGCGTTATCAACATCAACGGGAGTGCGAGTGGGCAGCAGGCTCCGACATCGAATTCTCCGACCTTGACGAGAAAGTCGTCATCATCGGAGCTTCCGCCGGAATTGCGGATCCTGTGCTTTGATCTGACGCACTACAATCAAACAACGCAGTTTCTGCTGAGCTGTGCGGGCGTCTTTATACTCTACATCCTATATGGGTATCTGCAGGAACTTATTTTCACAGTGGAGGGATTCAAGCCCTTTGGCTGGTTCCTCACACTCGTCCAGTTCGGGTACTACATTGGCTTCGGCCTGGTGGAACGCCGCCTGGAGGCCTACAGATCGGGTCGACGTTCATTGTGGAACGTTGAGCCGGCGCCACGTTGCATTCCCATGAAAACCTACCTGGTTCTGGCTGCTCTAACCCTGGGCACCATGGGCCTGTCCAACTCGAGCCTGGGCTACCTCAACTATCCCACCCAAGTGATCTTCAAGTGCTGCAAGCTGATTCCAGTGCTTGTGGGGAGCATCCTTATACAGGGCAAGCGATATGGCCCGCTGGACTTTGCGGCCGCCTTCTGCATGTGCATCGGTCTGGCATGGTTCACCCTGGCCGACTCCCAGATGACGCCCAACTTTAATCTTCTGGGAGTTGCTATGATTTCGGGAGCTCTGCTGTGTGATGCGGCGATCGGCAATGTCCAGGAGAAGGCCATGAAGGAGCACAAGGCTCCTAGCAGCGAGGTGGTCTTCTATTCGTACGGATTGGGTTTCGTTTATCTGTTTGTAATCATGCTGGTCACGGGAAACTTTTTCAGTGGATTCGCCTTCTGCTTGGAG CATCCCCTTCAAACCTTCGGTTACGGGTTCCTGTTCAGCCTGTCCGGCTACTTGGGCATACAATTTGTATTGGCGCTGGTGAGAAGCAGCGGTGCGCCTATAGCTGCCACCGTGACAACCGCACGTAAGGCTGTGACCATCGCTTTTTCCTTTGTGCTCTTCAGCAAACCCTTCACTGTGCA ATATCTTTGGTCTGGTCTGATAGTTGTGCTCGGCATCTATCTTAACGTCTACAGCAAAAAGAACAAACTGACGTTTGCAGACATCCGTTCCAGGTTTAAGCAATTCGGCTTCAGGCTAGCACGGTCACCAAGTCGCAAATTCCTCATCGAAGTATAA
- the LOC108152042 gene encoding uncharacterized protein LOC108152042, whose protein sequence is MFRNISEGRTVYFIDKWQDGMVRIKNRYIAVQIVPYTPTQTLRLNDHSLAKCLLQNVEKYYGIYGLGIIEHGFRVKYCNERTKIAIIRCLHRGQRFVSSMLPLITLIGDVRAKFRTLYIGATIIQCNKFIIKHQKQFLDRVMGQVESAKERQDLFKRVMELDMDR, encoded by the exons atgtttcggaatatttctgagggtcggacggtatattttatcgataagtGGCAAGACGGCATGGTTCGAATCAAAAATAG ATACATAGCGGTGCAAATTGTGCCCTATACACCCACGCAGACCCTCCGTCTGAACGATCACAGCCTAGCCAAGTGCCTGCTGCAGAATGTGGAGAAATACTATGGCATCTACGGACTCGGCATTATAGAGCATGGATTTCGTGTAAAATATTGCAATGAACGCACCAAAATAGCCATTATACGCTGTCTGCATCGTGGCCAGCGTTTCGTGTCGAGCATGCTGCCGCTGATTACTCTG ATAGGCGACGTGCGTGCCAAGTTCCGCACTCTATACATTGGCGCCACAATCATACAGTGCAACAAGTTTATCATCAAGCATCAGAAGCAGTTCCTGGATCGCGTGATGGGACAAGTGGAGTCTGCCAAGGAACGGCAGGATCTGTTCAAGCGCGTAATGGAGTTGGACATGGATAGATAG
- the LOC108152038 gene encoding calcium homeostasis endoplasmic reticulum protein isoform X1 has protein sequence MDGQPPRDANLRNIIDKLAEFVARNGPEFEAITKQKQQNNPKFEFLYGGEFANYYQCRVAAEQALLKQQGVPLQLPGGPASGHYLQHPPPMQQAQAPSHYAPPNNQQQHPPAPNNLHENAQDKMQQQQQQSPHLWPPNNAGPGTPTKNQPANGPPLTLNLTAQLDAIKMQQNTLREQIKQSEANLSAQHTALMSQKTKQIEEAIATAQTAQLEQLAGEQGIVLRDFDGVLQPIIDACTKDSISAGKNWILQHSTDSAKINVVLQYLLKKALVNGSTFQQKLHLIYLVNDILHHCMRKNINDLKNSLENVVIPMFCSADLIASMDQRQKLAKLLSLWESKAKFFDACVISKLQSPDSSMQEYKTNLQNSNHDIAAKFTQNTKATLDNYQKQHQIFIQHASQQIAQFEPQRQQLEQQLMAAQKVQQQHQLLQQQVPGTPQKNIPSLMSHRLIMPGEHEHMNTPPPNEAPHPQAGNNIYAGANFHQQQQQQQPPQQSGNHFGDPRGPNFFIPDMSKPPPGFAGPMHLHGQVAAALQQQQQQQQQQQQYGQMPGQGANNEPPVDLGVLNAAIQAVMQLQHQQQRHPDEPQQNPQQLQQQIPQQLQHQIPQLQQQQQQLTGYPQSLRQAQGNVDPNAVDLDALNAAIRAVITQHPDDIHAEQKHHLEDGQLLQHQQGEGEMIDPAVLAEPQIPTAPYYDLPAALMVPLIRLEDYNYKSLDPADIRVPAPAPQSERLTNALNAFYAAPSHDRPRDNEGWEKLGLYEYYKVKNGARKKKEEDIKEGIREKSRSPSPIVLEKPQPKKGNKRCYRSQSRSRSPVHTPPRRERTRSRSSSRSVERTLTPPPHRNRTGGGNGASGRKGRNRSPRHERENNSNSNSSGSNRENRAERNNSNSNNGNNNSRRVDRDRSPTPPSFLGSNFPKPQEFIEETNKGHQMLMKMGWAGTGTGLGSKNQGIDAPISGGEVRDRRDMYKGVGNNLNDPFESFRKNKGAAFAHRMRTRDDKS, from the exons ATGGATGGACAGCCGCCAAGAG ATGCGAATTTACGCAATATAATAGATAAACTGGCCGAGTTCGTAGCGCGCAATGGGCCCGAGTTCGAAGCAATCACCAAACAAAAGCAGCAAAACAACCCAAAATTTGAGTTCCTGTACGGAGGCGAGTTTGCAAACTATTATCAATGTCGTGTGGCAGCCGAGCAAGCAT TGCTGAAGCAACAAGGCGTTCCATTACAACTGCCAGGGGGCCCAGCGTCCGGACACTATCTTCAACATCCGCCGCCGATGCAGCAGGCACAAGCACCTTCCCACTACGCACCACCAAAtaaccagcaacagcaccCGCCCGCTCCAAACAATCTGCACGAGAACGCACAAGACAAgatgcaacaacagcagcaacaatcaCCGCATTTATGGCCGCCAAACAATGCCGGACCTGGAACGCCGACAAAAAATCAGCCAGCCAACGGCCCGCCACTTACCCTGAACCTGACGGCCCAACTGGATGCCATCAAGATGCAGCAGAACACACTGCGGGAGCAAATCAAGCAATCTGAAGCGAATCTCTCTGCACAGCATACG GCGCTGATGTCACAAAAGACGAAGCAGATCGAGGAGGCAATCGCGACTGCGCAGACGGCACAACTGGAGCAGCTGGCCGGCGAGCAGGGGATTGTTCTTCGTGATTTCGATGGAGTCCTGCAGCCGATCATCGATGCATGCACCAAGGACAGCATCTCCGCAG GCAAGAACTGGATTTTACAGCATTCAACCGACAGCGCAAAAATCAATGTCGTTTTACAATATCTTTTAAAGAA GGCTTTGGTCAATGGTTCAACGTTTCAGCAAAAATTGCATCTTATATATTTAGTTAATGATATACTCCACCATTG CATGCGCAAAAACATCAACGACTTGAAGAACAGCCTAGAGAACGTCGTCATACCGATGTTCTGCAGCGCAGATCTAA TCGCCAGCATGGATCAGCGCCAGAAGCTCGCCAAGCTGCTGTCCCTGTGGGAGTCCAAGGCGAAGTTTTTTGATGCCTGCGTCATCTCGAAGCTGCAATCGCCAGACTCGTCCATGCAGGAGTACAAAACAAATCTGCAGAACTCCAATCACGATATAGCAGCCAAGTTCACACAAAACACCAAGGCCACCCTTGACAA CTACCAAAAACAGCATCAGATATTTATCCAACATGCCAGCCAGCAAATTGCACAATTTGAGCCACAAAGGCAGCAGCTCGAACAACAACTGATGGCAGCACAAAAGGtacaacagcaacatcagcTCCTTCAACAACAGGTCCCCGGAACGCCACAGAAGAACATACCATCGTTAATGTCCCATCGGTTAATCATGCCCGGAGAGCATGAACACATGAATACGCCACCACCGAATGAGGCGCCGCATCCTCAAGCTGGGAACAACATATATGCAGGTGCCAATttccaccagcagcagcaacaacaacaaccgcCCCAGCAGTCGGGTAATCATTTCGGAGATCCACGGGGACCAAACTTTTTCATTCCGGACATGTCGAAGCCGCCGCCAGGCTTTGCAGGGCCTATGCACTTGCATGGACAGGTGGCAGCGGCcctacagcagcaacagcagcagcagcaacaacaacagcagtaTGGACAAATGCCCGGACAGGGGGCTAATAATGAGCCTCCCGTTGATCTGGGCGTGCTCAATGCAGCCATTCAGGCTGTGATGCAGCTgcagcatcaacagcagcggcaTCCCGACGAGCCCCAGCAAAATCCACAACAACTTCAGCAGCAAATACCACAACAGCTTCAGCATCAAATCCCacagctccagcagcagcagcaacaactaaCCGGATATCCACAAAGTTTGCGACAAGCCCAAGGAAATGTCGATCCAAATGCAGTGGATTTGGATGCGCTAAACGCAGCTATTCGAGCGGTTATCACACAACATCCGGATGACATTCATGCGGAGCAAAAGCACCATTTGGAAGATGGCCAACTCCTGCAGCATCAGCAAGGTGAAGGTGAAATGATAGATCCTGCCGTTCTGGCCGAGCCACAGATACCCACAGCGCCTTATTACGACTTGCCCGCCGCTCTAATGGTTCCCCTCATACGGCTGGAGGATTACAACTACAAGTCACTGGATCCAGCGGATATACGGGTTCCAGCACCGGCGCCGCAAAGCGAGCGCCTGACGAATGCATTGAATGCTTTCTATGCGGCGCCTTCCCACGATCGGCCAAGGGATAA TGAGGGTTGGGAGAAGCTAGGCCTGTACGAGTACTACAAGGTGAAGAACGGGGCGCGAAAGAAGAAGGAAGAAGACATCAAGGAAGGCATACGGGAAAAGTCACGCTCCCCCAGTCCCATTGTGCTCGAGAAGCCACAGCCCAAGAAAGGCAATAAGCGATGCTATCG TTCACAGAGTCGCAGTCGATCCCCAGTGCATACACCTCCGCGTCGTGAAAGGACCCGCTCACGGTCGAGCTCTCGCTCAGTGGAGCGGACGTTAACGCCGCCACCGCACCGCAATCGTACTGGGGGCGGAAACGGTGCCAGCGGTCGGAAAGGTCGCAACCGATCTCCGCGGCATGAACGTGAAAACAACAGCAATAGCAatagcagcggcagcaaccgTGAGAATCGTGCTGAACGCAATAATTCCAATAgcaacaatggcaacaacaatTCAAGGCGTGTGGATAGGGACAGATCCCCAACACCTCCGAGTTTCTT GGGAAGCAACTTTCCCAAGCCGCAGGAGTTCATTGAGGAGACAAATAAAGGCCATCAAATGCTGATGAAAATGGGATGGGCGGGCACCGGAACTGGCTTGGGCTCAAAGAATCAGGGTATAGATGCGCCCATCTCGGGCGGCGAAGTGCGCGATCGTCGCGACATGTACAAG GGTGTCGGCAATAACCTGAACGATCCCTTTGAGAGCTTCCGCAAGAACAAGGGTGCCGCATTTGCCCATCGAATGCGCACCAGAGATGACAAAAGTTAA
- the LOC108152038 gene encoding calcium homeostasis endoplasmic reticulum protein isoform X2 translates to MHQGQHLRRALVNGSTFQQKLHLIYLVNDILHHCMRKNINDLKNSLENVVIPMFCSADLIASMDQRQKLAKLLSLWESKAKFFDACVISKLQSPDSSMQEYKTNLQNSNHDIAAKFTQNTKATLDNYQKQHQIFIQHASQQIAQFEPQRQQLEQQLMAAQKVQQQHQLLQQQVPGTPQKNIPSLMSHRLIMPGEHEHMNTPPPNEAPHPQAGNNIYAGANFHQQQQQQQPPQQSGNHFGDPRGPNFFIPDMSKPPPGFAGPMHLHGQVAAALQQQQQQQQQQQQYGQMPGQGANNEPPVDLGVLNAAIQAVMQLQHQQQRHPDEPQQNPQQLQQQIPQQLQHQIPQLQQQQQQLTGYPQSLRQAQGNVDPNAVDLDALNAAIRAVITQHPDDIHAEQKHHLEDGQLLQHQQGEGEMIDPAVLAEPQIPTAPYYDLPAALMVPLIRLEDYNYKSLDPADIRVPAPAPQSERLTNALNAFYAAPSHDRPRDNEGWEKLGLYEYYKVKNGARKKKEEDIKEGIREKSRSPSPIVLEKPQPKKGNKRCYRSQSRSRSPVHTPPRRERTRSRSSSRSVERTLTPPPHRNRTGGGNGASGRKGRNRSPRHERENNSNSNSSGSNRENRAERNNSNSNNGNNNSRRVDRDRSPTPPSFLGSNFPKPQEFIEETNKGHQMLMKMGWAGTGTGLGSKNQGIDAPISGGEVRDRRDMYKGVGNNLNDPFESFRKNKGAAFAHRMRTRDDKS, encoded by the exons ATGCACCAAGGACAGCATCTCCGCAG GGCTTTGGTCAATGGTTCAACGTTTCAGCAAAAATTGCATCTTATATATTTAGTTAATGATATACTCCACCATTG CATGCGCAAAAACATCAACGACTTGAAGAACAGCCTAGAGAACGTCGTCATACCGATGTTCTGCAGCGCAGATCTAA TCGCCAGCATGGATCAGCGCCAGAAGCTCGCCAAGCTGCTGTCCCTGTGGGAGTCCAAGGCGAAGTTTTTTGATGCCTGCGTCATCTCGAAGCTGCAATCGCCAGACTCGTCCATGCAGGAGTACAAAACAAATCTGCAGAACTCCAATCACGATATAGCAGCCAAGTTCACACAAAACACCAAGGCCACCCTTGACAA CTACCAAAAACAGCATCAGATATTTATCCAACATGCCAGCCAGCAAATTGCACAATTTGAGCCACAAAGGCAGCAGCTCGAACAACAACTGATGGCAGCACAAAAGGtacaacagcaacatcagcTCCTTCAACAACAGGTCCCCGGAACGCCACAGAAGAACATACCATCGTTAATGTCCCATCGGTTAATCATGCCCGGAGAGCATGAACACATGAATACGCCACCACCGAATGAGGCGCCGCATCCTCAAGCTGGGAACAACATATATGCAGGTGCCAATttccaccagcagcagcaacaacaacaaccgcCCCAGCAGTCGGGTAATCATTTCGGAGATCCACGGGGACCAAACTTTTTCATTCCGGACATGTCGAAGCCGCCGCCAGGCTTTGCAGGGCCTATGCACTTGCATGGACAGGTGGCAGCGGCcctacagcagcaacagcagcagcagcaacaacaacagcagtaTGGACAAATGCCCGGACAGGGGGCTAATAATGAGCCTCCCGTTGATCTGGGCGTGCTCAATGCAGCCATTCAGGCTGTGATGCAGCTgcagcatcaacagcagcggcaTCCCGACGAGCCCCAGCAAAATCCACAACAACTTCAGCAGCAAATACCACAACAGCTTCAGCATCAAATCCCacagctccagcagcagcagcaacaactaaCCGGATATCCACAAAGTTTGCGACAAGCCCAAGGAAATGTCGATCCAAATGCAGTGGATTTGGATGCGCTAAACGCAGCTATTCGAGCGGTTATCACACAACATCCGGATGACATTCATGCGGAGCAAAAGCACCATTTGGAAGATGGCCAACTCCTGCAGCATCAGCAAGGTGAAGGTGAAATGATAGATCCTGCCGTTCTGGCCGAGCCACAGATACCCACAGCGCCTTATTACGACTTGCCCGCCGCTCTAATGGTTCCCCTCATACGGCTGGAGGATTACAACTACAAGTCACTGGATCCAGCGGATATACGGGTTCCAGCACCGGCGCCGCAAAGCGAGCGCCTGACGAATGCATTGAATGCTTTCTATGCGGCGCCTTCCCACGATCGGCCAAGGGATAA TGAGGGTTGGGAGAAGCTAGGCCTGTACGAGTACTACAAGGTGAAGAACGGGGCGCGAAAGAAGAAGGAAGAAGACATCAAGGAAGGCATACGGGAAAAGTCACGCTCCCCCAGTCCCATTGTGCTCGAGAAGCCACAGCCCAAGAAAGGCAATAAGCGATGCTATCG TTCACAGAGTCGCAGTCGATCCCCAGTGCATACACCTCCGCGTCGTGAAAGGACCCGCTCACGGTCGAGCTCTCGCTCAGTGGAGCGGACGTTAACGCCGCCACCGCACCGCAATCGTACTGGGGGCGGAAACGGTGCCAGCGGTCGGAAAGGTCGCAACCGATCTCCGCGGCATGAACGTGAAAACAACAGCAATAGCAatagcagcggcagcaaccgTGAGAATCGTGCTGAACGCAATAATTCCAATAgcaacaatggcaacaacaatTCAAGGCGTGTGGATAGGGACAGATCCCCAACACCTCCGAGTTTCTT GGGAAGCAACTTTCCCAAGCCGCAGGAGTTCATTGAGGAGACAAATAAAGGCCATCAAATGCTGATGAAAATGGGATGGGCGGGCACCGGAACTGGCTTGGGCTCAAAGAATCAGGGTATAGATGCGCCCATCTCGGGCGGCGAAGTGCGCGATCGTCGCGACATGTACAAG GGTGTCGGCAATAACCTGAACGATCCCTTTGAGAGCTTCCGCAAGAACAAGGGTGCCGCATTTGCCCATCGAATGCGCACCAGAGATGACAAAAGTTAA